The Armatimonas rosea genome includes a window with the following:
- a CDS encoding sensor histidine kinase, which yields MPKITIELSDEAFARLQERAHEGDQGFETQAARVLERSLRLSPQESLWVSKRFQTALTSIKGFISIMLTDEDGTMFAHPDRLEFYAIIDRECDALKACLQPVPFHAQPTRLKDILEAVRDEAAKSPYRLPTHTFVLEVGDNLPKTLLTDAEALKETLWMFLEDALRSSPQGGEVRLRLERPAPDTLTICITDQGQGFDPVERRELAERVRAGQVFITFRDKPVRDLGMPFIQWHQGTCEHDSPGPDKGASVTMTLRLFDESTETP from the coding sequence ATGCCCAAAATAACGATTGAGCTTTCCGACGAAGCCTTTGCTCGCCTGCAAGAGCGGGCACACGAGGGAGATCAAGGCTTTGAGACCCAAGCGGCACGGGTTTTGGAGCGCTCGCTTCGTCTCTCCCCTCAAGAGAGCCTCTGGGTAAGCAAGCGTTTCCAGACCGCCCTGACCTCGATCAAGGGGTTTATTTCGATCATGCTCACGGACGAGGACGGGACGATGTTTGCGCACCCCGACCGCTTGGAGTTCTATGCGATCATCGACAGAGAGTGCGATGCCCTCAAAGCCTGCCTACAGCCCGTGCCGTTCCATGCCCAGCCAACGCGGCTCAAGGACATCCTCGAAGCGGTGCGCGATGAGGCGGCGAAGTCCCCCTACCGCCTGCCGACCCACACGTTTGTGCTGGAGGTGGGTGACAATCTCCCCAAAACTCTCCTCACCGATGCCGAGGCGCTGAAGGAGACACTCTGGATGTTTCTGGAAGACGCGTTGAGGTCCTCTCCCCAAGGCGGCGAGGTCCGGCTTCGGCTGGAGAGACCCGCCCCAGATACACTCACGATCTGCATCACGGACCAAGGCCAGGGGTTTGACCCGGTGGAGCGTCGAGAGCTCGCCGAACGGGTTAGAGCGGGCCAGGTCTTTATCACCTTTCGCGACAAGCCCGTTCGGGATTTAGGCATGCCGTTTATCCAGTGGCACCAGGGCACCTGCGAGCACGACTCCCCCGGCCCGGACAAGGGCGCAAGCGTCACCATGACGCTCCGCCTCTTCGACGAAAGCACGGAGACGCCCTAG
- a CDS encoding alpha/beta hydrolase gives MNNALLTGLLAFGLLGQQPPANAPWSMDLSKFQPYGYNKGEGNYVIAPMYTNAPELTPQDNVPKGKVYDFIVKSTDSPLFPGIAKNKPGEVVPYERRCWVYVPAQYQPGKPAPLLVTHDAMGRGELPTILDNMIAAKRVPAMVVVFVSSGGGDAQGSERGLEYDTCSGKYAEYIETVILPRVSKDYNVTFSKDPDARATMGCSSGAAAAFSMAWYHPDLYHRVISYSGTYVNQQSPENPATLRGAWEFHATLVPNEKRKPLRIWMHVSENDLRFRDPEETWHNWVMANDRMSRALAAKKYPYQFVFSKESGHCDGRVERQTMAQALEFAWKGYKDRGR, from the coding sequence ATGAACAACGCACTTTTAACCGGCCTCTTGGCCTTTGGTCTGCTGGGACAGCAGCCCCCGGCAAACGCGCCCTGGTCGATGGACCTGAGCAAGTTCCAGCCCTACGGCTACAACAAGGGCGAGGGCAACTACGTGATCGCGCCGATGTACACCAACGCACCGGAGCTGACCCCGCAAGACAACGTCCCCAAGGGCAAGGTCTACGACTTCATTGTCAAGTCCACCGATAGCCCGCTCTTTCCGGGAATCGCGAAGAATAAGCCCGGCGAGGTTGTCCCCTACGAGCGCCGCTGCTGGGTCTATGTCCCGGCCCAGTACCAGCCCGGCAAGCCCGCGCCGCTCCTGGTCACCCACGATGCGATGGGGCGCGGCGAGCTCCCGACCATCCTGGACAACATGATCGCGGCCAAGCGTGTCCCTGCGATGGTGGTGGTCTTTGTCAGCTCCGGTGGCGGCGATGCTCAGGGCAGCGAGCGCGGCCTGGAGTACGATACCTGCTCGGGCAAGTACGCGGAGTATATCGAGACCGTGATCCTGCCGCGCGTGAGCAAGGACTACAACGTGACGTTCTCCAAGGACCCCGATGCCCGCGCGACCATGGGCTGTAGCTCGGGCGCGGCGGCGGCGTTCTCGATGGCCTGGTACCACCCCGATCTCTACCACCGGGTGATTAGCTACTCGGGGACCTATGTCAACCAGCAGTCGCCGGAGAACCCCGCCACCCTGCGCGGTGCCTGGGAGTTCCACGCGACCCTCGTGCCCAACGAGAAGCGCAAGCCGCTGCGTATCTGGATGCATGTCAGCGAGAACGACCTGCGCTTCCGCGACCCCGAGGAGACCTGGCACAACTGGGTGATGGCCAACGACCGCATGTCCCGTGCTCTGGCGGCCAAGAAGTACCCCTACCAGTTTGTCTTCTCCAAAGAGTCCGGCCACTGCGATGGCCGTGTCGAGCGCCAGACAATGGCCCAGGCGCTGGAGTTTGCCTGGAAGGGCTACAAAGACCGAGGGCGGTAG
- a CDS encoding DUF3565 domain-containing protein encodes MQRPILAFAQDSVGDWFATLSCGHTQHTRHQPPFQSRPWVATEEGRQSKLGELLECPYCERWELPEHFVAFHQTPEFTEATIPAALLKDHTTKPGIWAKILVTEGTLRYHLDGSGQTFELCVGTLGIVVPEAPHHVEPLGPVRFSVEFYQAPKVVR; translated from the coding sequence ATGCAACGACCGATCCTGGCGTTTGCCCAAGATAGTGTGGGCGACTGGTTCGCCACTCTCTCCTGTGGCCATACCCAGCACACCCGGCACCAGCCGCCGTTCCAGAGTCGCCCTTGGGTGGCCACCGAAGAGGGCCGTCAGAGCAAGCTCGGGGAGCTGCTAGAGTGCCCGTACTGCGAGCGCTGGGAGCTCCCCGAGCACTTTGTCGCCTTTCACCAGACTCCCGAGTTCACGGAAGCGACCATCCCTGCGGCCCTGCTCAAAGACCACACCACAAAGCCGGGTATCTGGGCCAAGATTCTGGTCACGGAGGGCACGCTCCGCTACCACCTAGACGGCTCCGGCCAGACTTTCGAGCTCTGTGTCGGCACCCTCGGGATCGTCGTACCTGAGGCGCCCCACCATGTCGAGCCACTTGGCCCTGTGCGCTTTTCCGTAGAGTTTTACCAAGCCCCTAAAGTGGTGCGATAG
- the thrC gene encoding threonine synthase has translation MNHGLISTWREFLPDITDSTPVISLSEGDTPLIEAKRLPTVFLGAPSLRVFLKFEGLNPTGSFKDRGMTMAVSKAVERGRELVICASTGNTSAAAAAYAARAGIACAVLLPKGEVALGKLAQALIHGAKVLAIDGNFDDALRLVREIAADESFGIELVNSVNPVRIEGQKTAAFEIVRDLGDAPDFHALPVGNAGNITAYWRGFSEFAALGKATKRPKMLGFQAAGAAPLVLGHPVDEPQTIATAIRIGKPASWDGAIAARDDSGGLIESVTDDEILAAYAAVASLEGVFAEPACAAPLAGLKKLAARGYFGDSPATVTVTLTGHGLKDPDRAVKTVGVALEEVAPTRDAILTALEKTR, from the coding sequence ATGAACCACGGACTTATCTCTACCTGGCGGGAGTTCCTGCCCGATATCACCGACTCCACCCCCGTTATCTCCCTCAGCGAGGGCGACACCCCGCTGATCGAGGCCAAGCGCCTGCCGACTGTCTTTTTGGGAGCGCCGAGCCTGCGCGTCTTTTTGAAGTTCGAGGGACTCAACCCGACCGGCTCGTTTAAGGACCGCGGGATGACCATGGCGGTCTCCAAGGCAGTGGAGCGCGGGCGCGAGCTCGTGATCTGCGCCTCGACCGGCAACACGAGCGCGGCGGCGGCGGCGTATGCGGCGCGGGCGGGGATTGCGTGCGCGGTGCTCTTGCCCAAGGGAGAAGTCGCACTCGGGAAACTAGCCCAGGCGCTGATCCATGGTGCAAAAGTGCTGGCCATCGACGGCAACTTCGACGATGCGCTGAGGTTAGTCCGGGAGATCGCCGCGGATGAGAGCTTTGGGATTGAGCTGGTGAACTCGGTGAACCCGGTGCGGATCGAGGGGCAGAAGACCGCGGCCTTTGAGATCGTGCGGGACCTGGGCGATGCACCGGACTTCCACGCGCTCCCCGTGGGCAACGCGGGCAATATCACGGCCTACTGGCGCGGCTTCTCGGAGTTTGCGGCACTGGGCAAGGCGACCAAGCGCCCGAAGATGCTGGGCTTCCAGGCCGCCGGTGCCGCGCCACTGGTGCTCGGGCACCCCGTGGATGAGCCCCAGACGATTGCGACCGCGATCCGTATCGGCAAGCCGGCCAGCTGGGACGGTGCCATAGCCGCCCGCGATGACTCTGGCGGGCTGATCGAGAGCGTCACCGACGACGAGATCCTGGCGGCCTACGCCGCGGTGGCATCGCTGGAGGGGGTCTTTGCCGAACCCGCGTGCGCCGCGCCGCTGGCGGGACTGAAGAAGCTCGCGGCCCGTGGCTACTTTGGCGACTCCCCGGCCACCGTTACGGTGACCCTGACGGGACATGGCCTCAAGGACCCGGACAGAGCCGTGAAGACGGTAGGAGTGGCGCTTGAGGAAGTGGCTCCGACCCGTGATGCAATCCTCACCGCCCTGGAAAAAACGCGATGA
- a CDS encoding homoserine dehydrogenase has product MRQIKIGILGLGVVGSGTVRILQENAEAISRRVGAELVVKKIAVRNLAKDRDVAVDPALLTDNPFEVIDDPEIEILAELVGGVDPCHGFLLRAIQSGKNIVTANKELMAKSGHDLLDAAQLAQKDFFLEGSVAGGIPIIAAMKESLAGNNIKEVMGIVNGTTNYILTRMTEEGADFAPTLADAQRLGYAEADPTSDVDGHDAAYKLAILSSLAFNSTVNEEKVPRQGIRHIQARDIAVARDLGYKIKLIASAQCHPDGSMQARVHPALLPNKHPLASVNDVFNAVLVRGDAVGDVMFYGRGAGSLPTGSAVVGDLIACARNIVSNATGRVGCTCYLSRPMLPSEQAQSKFYVRLHALDKPKVLASIANVYGDFDVSIESVVQRALPGDEAEIVWVTHKSREHHLLGALDVISRLPAVSKVHNWIRVEE; this is encoded by the coding sequence ATGCGACAGATTAAGATTGGAATCCTCGGGCTGGGGGTGGTTGGCTCGGGGACGGTACGCATTCTCCAGGAAAACGCCGAGGCGATCTCGCGCCGGGTCGGGGCCGAGCTGGTGGTCAAGAAGATCGCCGTGCGCAACCTGGCCAAGGACCGCGATGTCGCCGTGGACCCCGCCCTCCTCACCGACAACCCGTTTGAGGTAATCGACGACCCCGAGATCGAGATTCTCGCCGAGCTGGTGGGAGGGGTCGATCCCTGCCACGGCTTCCTGCTCCGCGCGATCCAGAGCGGCAAGAACATTGTCACGGCCAACAAGGAGCTGATGGCAAAGTCCGGCCACGACCTGCTCGATGCCGCACAGCTCGCCCAAAAAGACTTCTTCCTCGAGGGCTCGGTCGCCGGCGGAATCCCGATTATCGCGGCGATGAAAGAAAGCCTGGCGGGCAATAATATCAAAGAAGTGATGGGAATTGTCAATGGCACCACCAACTACATCCTCACCCGCATGACCGAGGAGGGCGCCGACTTCGCCCCCACCCTCGCCGATGCCCAGCGCCTTGGCTACGCCGAGGCCGACCCGACCAGCGATGTGGACGGCCACGATGCGGCCTACAAGCTCGCGATTCTCTCGTCGCTAGCCTTCAACTCCACGGTCAACGAGGAAAAAGTCCCCCGCCAAGGGATTCGTCATATCCAGGCACGCGATATCGCGGTCGCCCGGGACCTGGGCTACAAGATCAAGCTGATCGCCTCCGCGCAGTGCCACCCCGATGGCAGCATGCAGGCGCGTGTCCACCCCGCCCTCCTGCCCAACAAGCACCCCCTCGCCAGTGTCAACGATGTCTTCAACGCGGTCCTGGTGCGCGGCGATGCCGTGGGCGATGTGATGTTCTACGGACGCGGCGCAGGGAGCCTCCCCACGGGAAGCGCGGTGGTCGGCGATCTGATCGCCTGCGCCCGCAATATTGTCTCCAACGCCACGGGCCGGGTCGGGTGCACGTGCTACCTCAGCCGCCCCATGCTTCCCAGTGAGCAAGCCCAGAGCAAGTTCTATGTCCGCCTCCACGCCCTCGACAAGCCCAAGGTCCTCGCCAGTATCGCCAATGTCTACGGGGACTTCGATGTCAGTATCGAGTCCGTGGTCCAGCGCGCGCTCCCCGGCGACGAAGCAGAGATTGTCTGGGTGACGCATAAAAGCCGCGAGCACCATCTGTTGGGTGCGCTGGATGTCATCAGCCGCCTCCCCGCGGTCAGCAAGGTCCACAACTGGATTCGTGTCGAGGAGTAG
- a CDS encoding biotin/lipoyl-containing protein codes for MSDFPIAPEELRRLARLVEQHDLAELRYEEGSLRVTLRTTVPTLAVPVAGATVAAPLPLTAAPVAAGATATAAAPTGTPIEAPIMGVFYRSPAPGAPSFVEVGDTVEKDQPIGMIEAMKVFSEVLADHAGRVVAIPAENGKLVQPGDPLVLLES; via the coding sequence GTGTCTGATTTTCCGATTGCCCCCGAGGAGCTGCGGCGGCTGGCAAGGCTTGTCGAGCAGCATGACCTGGCCGAGCTACGCTACGAAGAAGGCTCTCTGCGCGTGACGCTTCGTACGACCGTGCCCACGCTCGCTGTCCCTGTTGCGGGTGCCACTGTCGCGGCACCTCTGCCCCTCACGGCTGCTCCCGTTGCCGCAGGAGCGACCGCCACCGCCGCCGCGCCCACGGGGACGCCGATCGAGGCCCCGATCATGGGGGTCTTCTACCGCTCCCCCGCGCCGGGTGCGCCGTCTTTTGTCGAGGTGGGAGATACGGTCGAGAAAGACCAGCCCATCGGGATGATCGAGGCGATGAAGGTCTTCTCCGAGGTCCTCGCCGACCATGCAGGGCGCGTTGTCGCAATCCCCGCAGAGAATGGAAAGCTTGTCCAGCCCGGCGATCCTCTGGTACTTCTGGAGAGCTAG
- a CDS encoding NAD-dependent epimerase/dehydratase family protein, translated as MRLLITGGAGFVGSRLALAFRRDFPECEIVVLDNLRRRGAEVNLPLFQRHGIQFFHGDIRCEADLMDLPGNFDLFIEASAEPSVHAGTDGSPAYVLQTNLVGTINCLELARKRCGGMVFLSTSRVYSIAPLREIVLDEAPTRFEIAQAQTLPGVSPKGIAESFPVDQPRSLYGATKLASELLIQEYAASLGLNAVINRCGVLAGPGQFGKVDQGVFTLWVANHHFGRPLRYTGFGGEGKQVRDLLHPEDLYDLIRLEHANIEALSGTTFNAGGGREVSTSLQELTTLCQEATGREIPLGTDLTTASVDIPLYVSDSSKVQARLGWQPQRSVKDIVGGIAAWLRENEDALRPLFAP; from the coding sequence ATGCGTCTTCTCATCACCGGCGGCGCGGGGTTTGTGGGCTCCCGCCTTGCGCTTGCCTTTCGCCGGGACTTCCCCGAGTGCGAGATCGTCGTCTTGGACAACCTGCGGCGGCGGGGAGCAGAAGTCAACCTGCCTCTCTTTCAGCGCCATGGTATCCAGTTCTTCCACGGGGATATCCGCTGCGAGGCCGACCTCATGGACCTGCCGGGCAACTTCGACCTCTTTATCGAGGCATCGGCAGAGCCCAGTGTCCATGCCGGCACCGACGGCTCCCCCGCCTACGTCCTGCAGACCAATCTCGTCGGAACCATCAACTGCCTGGAGCTGGCCCGCAAGCGCTGTGGGGGGATGGTCTTCCTCTCGACATCGCGGGTCTACTCCATCGCGCCGCTCCGTGAGATCGTCTTGGACGAGGCCCCGACACGCTTCGAGATCGCGCAAGCGCAGACCCTTCCGGGGGTGAGTCCCAAGGGAATCGCGGAGAGTTTTCCGGTCGATCAGCCCCGCTCGCTCTACGGGGCGACCAAGCTTGCCAGTGAGCTTCTCATTCAGGAGTACGCGGCCAGTCTGGGCCTCAACGCCGTGATCAACCGCTGTGGTGTGCTGGCCGGGCCGGGGCAGTTTGGGAAGGTCGATCAGGGAGTCTTTACGCTCTGGGTGGCCAACCACCACTTTGGGCGGCCCCTGCGCTACACCGGTTTTGGCGGCGAGGGCAAGCAGGTGCGTGATCTATTGCACCCTGAGGACCTCTACGACCTGATCCGGCTGGAGCACGCCAATATCGAGGCACTCTCGGGCACGACGTTTAATGCGGGCGGTGGACGGGAAGTATCTACATCGTTACAGGAGCTGACCACGCTCTGCCAGGAGGCGACCGGCCGAGAGATACCTCTGGGCACCGATCTGACCACGGCCAGTGTGGATATTCCGCTCTATGTCTCGGATTCAAGTAAGGTCCAGGCACGCCTTGGCTGGCAGCCCCAGCGGAGCGTGAAGGACATCGTGGGGGGAATCGCGGCCTGGCTGCGAGAGAATGAGGACGCGCTGCGCCCGCTCTTTGCCCCCTAG
- a CDS encoding NAD-dependent epimerase/dehydratase family protein, which produces MSVVIVTGSAGLIGSETVKFFHEKGFDVVGVDNDMRQYFFGAEASTKWNTEQLKAALPRFTPESVDIRDEAGINALFAKYGSEIALIVHTAAQPSHDWAAREPLTDFTVNANGTLVLLEATRKFAPEAVFVFTSTNKVYGDAPNELPLIETETRWEVDPSHAYAEHGIDETMSIDQCKHSLFGASKVAADVLVQEYGRYFGMKTAVFRGGCLTGPAHSGAELHGFLAYLIKCVVTGRPYTIFGYKGKQVRDNIHSFDLVNAFWHFFQAPKPGSVYNMGGSRFSNISMLEAIAKTEALTGNTLTYTLSDQNRAGDHIWYVSDIRRFRADYPDWEYKFDMDTILKEMVEATIERNR; this is translated from the coding sequence ATGTCGGTTGTGATTGTTACCGGGTCTGCGGGCCTGATTGGGAGTGAGACGGTCAAGTTTTTCCATGAGAAAGGCTTTGATGTCGTGGGGGTGGACAACGACATGCGCCAGTACTTCTTTGGCGCGGAGGCATCCACCAAGTGGAACACGGAGCAGCTCAAGGCTGCCCTGCCACGCTTCACCCCCGAGTCGGTGGATATTCGGGATGAGGCCGGGATCAATGCGCTCTTTGCTAAGTACGGCAGCGAGATCGCGCTGATTGTCCACACCGCCGCCCAGCCCAGCCACGACTGGGCCGCCCGCGAGCCCCTCACCGACTTCACGGTCAACGCCAACGGTACCCTAGTGCTCCTGGAGGCCACCCGCAAGTTCGCCCCGGAGGCCGTCTTTGTCTTCACGTCGACCAACAAGGTCTACGGCGATGCGCCTAACGAGCTGCCCCTGATCGAGACCGAGACCCGCTGGGAAGTGGACCCGTCGCACGCCTACGCCGAGCACGGAATCGACGAGACGATGAGTATCGACCAGTGCAAGCACAGCCTGTTTGGCGCGTCGAAGGTGGCCGCCGATGTGCTGGTGCAGGAGTACGGGCGCTACTTTGGGATGAAGACTGCGGTCTTCCGTGGCGGCTGTCTGACCGGGCCGGCGCACTCGGGGGCGGAGCTCCATGGGTTTCTTGCCTACCTCATCAAGTGCGTCGTCACCGGGCGGCCCTACACCATCTTTGGCTACAAGGGCAAGCAGGTCCGCGACAACATCCACTCCTTTGACCTGGTGAATGCCTTCTGGCACTTCTTCCAGGCACCCAAGCCCGGCAGTGTCTACAACATGGGCGGCTCGCGCTTTAGCAATATCTCCATGCTCGAGGCGATCGCCAAGACCGAGGCGCTCACCGGCAACACCCTGACCTACACCCTCTCGGACCAGAACCGAGCGGGGGACCACATCTGGTATGTCAGCGATATCCGCCGCTTCCGCGCCGACTACCCGGACTGGGAGTACAAGTTCGATATGGACACCATCCTCAAGGAGATGGTCGAGGCCACGATCGAGCGCAACCGTTAG
- the purF gene encoding amidophosphoribosyltransferase, whose protein sequence is MTPQPFLDDDTPHEECGIFGVWAPGEDVARMAFFGLFALQHRGQESAGIAVSDGKRIALHKDMGLVTQVFDEEILSNLTGYSAIGHTRYSTTGSSVLRNAQPIAACLHARQEVAVAHNGNLINTDVLRAELTSRGYKLESTNDSEALALLIAEHLEQGGVEAVRKAMQKAEGAYSLAILTNTELIGARDPYGVRPLCLGRLSDGGFVLASETCALNTVGATLIREIMPGEIVVINDQGWRVEPGVAMQRQALCMLEAIYFARPDSVMYGQSLHAARRRMGGELSREHPALDADLVIGVPDSGTPAALGFAEASGIPFGEGLIKNRYIQRTFIQPDQRMREMGVRMKLTPIREALQGKSVVMVDDTIVRGTTTGKVVRLLLEAGAREVHVRISAPPVKWPCFYGIDMATQDQLIAASQSVEAIRQKIGATSLGYLSEAGLARAMSVPADNFCLACFSGSYPIPVPENLRMEKLAFEPPVS, encoded by the coding sequence GTGACACCACAACCGTTTTTAGACGACGATACACCCCATGAGGAGTGTGGCATCTTTGGGGTCTGGGCCCCGGGAGAAGATGTCGCCCGCATGGCATTTTTTGGCCTCTTTGCCCTCCAGCACCGGGGGCAGGAGTCTGCGGGGATTGCGGTCAGCGATGGCAAGCGGATCGCGCTCCACAAGGACATGGGGCTGGTGACCCAGGTCTTCGACGAAGAGATCCTGAGCAACCTCACCGGCTACAGCGCGATCGGCCACACCCGCTACTCCACCACGGGGTCGTCGGTCTTGCGCAATGCCCAGCCCATCGCGGCGTGCCTCCACGCCCGCCAAGAGGTCGCGGTGGCCCACAATGGCAACCTCATCAACACCGATGTCTTGCGTGCGGAGCTGACATCGCGTGGCTACAAGCTGGAGTCCACCAACGACTCTGAGGCACTGGCCCTGCTGATCGCCGAGCACCTGGAGCAGGGGGGAGTCGAGGCCGTACGGAAGGCGATGCAGAAGGCAGAGGGGGCCTACTCCCTCGCGATCCTCACCAACACCGAGCTGATCGGCGCGCGCGATCCCTACGGCGTTCGGCCCCTGTGTCTGGGCCGCCTCAGCGATGGTGGCTTCGTGCTGGCGAGTGAGACCTGCGCCCTCAACACGGTCGGGGCGACCCTCATTCGAGAGATCATGCCCGGCGAGATCGTGGTCATCAACGACCAGGGCTGGCGTGTCGAGCCGGGGGTGGCGATGCAGCGGCAGGCGCTCTGCATGCTGGAGGCAATCTACTTTGCCCGCCCGGACTCCGTGATGTACGGCCAGAGTCTCCACGCCGCGCGCCGCCGGATGGGGGGAGAGCTCTCCCGGGAGCACCCCGCGCTAGACGCCGACCTCGTGATTGGGGTCCCGGACTCGGGGACACCGGCCGCTCTGGGCTTTGCCGAGGCATCGGGGATTCCCTTTGGCGAGGGGCTGATCAAGAACCGCTACATCCAGCGCACCTTTATCCAGCCCGACCAGCGCATGCGCGAGATGGGAGTGCGCATGAAGCTCACCCCGATCCGTGAGGCGCTGCAAGGCAAGAGTGTGGTCATGGTGGACGACACCATCGTCCGCGGCACCACCACGGGCAAGGTCGTGCGCCTGCTCCTCGAGGCCGGAGCGCGGGAGGTGCATGTCCGCATCTCCGCACCACCGGTCAAGTGGCCCTGCTTCTACGGGATCGACATGGCGACCCAGGACCAGCTGATCGCGGCGAGCCAGTCGGTGGAGGCGATCCGCCAGAAGATCGGGGCGACCAGCCTGGGCTACC